One stretch of Pyxidicoccus xibeiensis DNA includes these proteins:
- a CDS encoding non-ribosomal peptide synthetase produces MTSSNQASLMMDRPRTPVLVARTEEAELSFAQLRLWLVDQFHPGTALYNIPAALRLKGLLDVAALERAFSELVRRHQSLRTTFRALEGRPIQAIHPASDTSLEVTDLRHLPELEREGEALRLAREEARQPFDLVRGPLLRTGLLRLGEQEHVLLVTMHHIVSDAWSLSVLIREVATLYEAFSAGRPSPLPELPIQYADYASQQREWLRGDVLAGQLAYWKRQLDGAPPLLELPTDRPRTASSRNPGAVLAVELPRELTRSLSHLCRGEGATLFMGLLAGLQALLSRYSGQHDITVGAPIAGRRQAETEGLIGFFVNTLVLRTRLDGNPTFRELLNRVKAVTLGAYSHQDMPFEKLVEVLKPERQLGHTPFFQVALVLVNTPSMDLDVRGLSLTPLGAVDSGTSKFDFTLTLTESPEGLRGTLEYRTDLFDASTAKRMMEHLRTLLASAVAWPGRHLAELSLQPTVERRRVLVEWNATAVDYPRDAAVHALFAARAASTPDAVAVESGGQSLTYAELERRANQLAHVLGAEGVRAGDRVALCVERSLEGVVSVLGILKAGAAYVPLDPAAPRERLAFMLEDTGAVRVLTQAGADGNLPPEGPARLVLDLEGARLAAAPATPPRVDVTGADLAYVMYTSGSTGRPKGVCVPHRAVIRLVVGSRFARLGPDEVFLQLAPLAFDASTFELWGCLLHGARLVVPPPGTLSLEELGRALDQHRVTTLWLTAALFEQMVAGQPEPLGRVRQVLAGGDVLPPERVREHLARAQALEPEHLARGGRLVNGYGPTEGTTFTCCHVMTDPAEVGHSVSIGQPIANTRVYLLDANLRPVPLGVPGELYIAGDGLAWGYLGRPELTAERFIPDPFSAALGARLYRSGDVARWLANGRLQFLGRRDAQVKVRGFRIEPGEVEGVLSRHPAVREVVVLARDDMPGGRALVAYVSSRSEASLEPHALRAFLRDSLPEYMVPSAFVVLGALPLTPNGKVDRRALPHPDSVGAVARREEHVAPRTPVEAQLAVLVGQVLRVQRVGVHDGFFELGGHSLLATQLLSRIHHELGVELPLRALFEGPTVADLARRIEGVRHEPSRSVPALTRVSRDAPIPLSYSQERLWKLFKLNPTSTAYNQPGAYRFSGALDVDALHAALQALVDRHDSLRTTFTEEAGRPVQKVAPTLRFDLGRVDLRGRADGRVEVLRRLAEEARRPFDLTRGPLIRSTLFCLEDDEHLLLFSKHHILSDGWSEGILTREVGLLYTAFSTGATPALPPLKVQYPDFAAWQRGWLTGRELETRLGYWRVALAGAPTLLDFPTDKPRPATRTFNGTSHRVVLGRARSEALNALCQQERVTPFMALLALFGTVLCHRAGQEEVVIGSPIANRTLPELESLIGLFVNGVALRVDLRGGPTFRQLLSRVRDVTLGAYAHQEVPFEQVVDAIGVQRLPNRTPLFQAMFALQNAPMDPVELPGLKPLPMEATDRGASVYELALSLFEREDGFSGELEFNTDLFESVTMERLRDELVALLDRVLANPDVAAGLEEASRGFQQQQ; encoded by the coding sequence ATGACCTCATCGAATCAGGCCTCTCTCATGATGGACAGGCCGCGCACGCCGGTGCTGGTGGCGCGCACGGAGGAGGCGGAGCTGTCCTTCGCGCAGCTCCGCCTGTGGCTGGTCGACCAGTTCCATCCGGGCACCGCGCTCTACAACATCCCGGCCGCGCTGCGGCTGAAGGGCCTGCTCGACGTGGCCGCGCTGGAGCGGGCCTTCTCGGAGCTGGTGCGCCGCCATCAGTCGCTGCGCACCACCTTCCGGGCGCTGGAGGGCAGGCCCATCCAGGCCATCCATCCCGCGTCGGACACCTCGCTGGAGGTGACGGACCTGCGGCACCTGCCCGAGCTGGAGCGGGAAGGGGAGGCGCTGCGGCTGGCGCGGGAGGAGGCGCGGCAGCCCTTCGACCTGGTGCGCGGGCCGCTGCTGCGCACCGGGCTGCTCCGCCTGGGCGAGCAGGAGCACGTGCTGCTGGTGACGATGCACCACATCGTCTCCGACGCCTGGTCGCTGTCGGTGCTCATCCGCGAGGTGGCCACGCTGTACGAGGCCTTCTCCGCGGGGCGGCCCTCGCCGCTGCCGGAGCTGCCCATCCAGTACGCGGACTACGCCAGCCAGCAGCGCGAGTGGCTGCGGGGCGACGTGCTGGCGGGCCAGCTCGCGTACTGGAAGCGCCAGCTCGACGGAGCGCCGCCGCTGCTGGAGCTGCCGACGGACCGGCCGCGCACCGCCAGCTCGCGCAACCCCGGCGCGGTGCTGGCCGTCGAGCTGCCGCGGGAGCTGACCCGCTCGCTCTCGCACCTGTGTCGCGGCGAGGGCGCCACGCTGTTCATGGGGCTGCTGGCGGGGCTCCAGGCGCTGCTGTCGCGCTACTCCGGCCAGCACGACATCACCGTGGGCGCGCCCATCGCGGGGCGCCGGCAGGCGGAGACGGAGGGGCTCATCGGCTTCTTCGTCAACACGCTGGTGCTGCGCACGCGGCTGGACGGCAACCCCACCTTCCGCGAGCTGCTCAACCGGGTGAAGGCCGTCACGCTGGGGGCGTACTCCCACCAGGACATGCCCTTCGAGAAGCTGGTGGAGGTCCTCAAGCCGGAGCGCCAGCTCGGCCACACGCCGTTCTTCCAGGTCGCGCTCGTCCTCGTCAACACGCCGTCCATGGACCTGGACGTGCGCGGGCTGAGCCTCACGCCACTGGGAGCGGTGGACAGCGGCACGTCCAAGTTCGACTTCACCCTCACCCTGACCGAGTCGCCCGAGGGCCTCCGCGGCACGCTGGAGTACCGGACGGACCTGTTCGACGCGTCCACCGCGAAGCGGATGATGGAGCACCTGCGCACGCTGCTGGCGAGCGCCGTCGCGTGGCCCGGGCGGCACCTGGCGGAGCTGTCGCTCCAGCCCACCGTCGAGCGCCGCCGGGTGCTGGTGGAGTGGAACGCCACCGCCGTGGACTACCCGCGCGATGCGGCCGTGCACGCGCTCTTCGCGGCCCGCGCCGCGAGCACTCCGGACGCCGTAGCGGTGGAGTCCGGCGGCCAGTCGCTCACGTACGCGGAGCTGGAACGCCGCGCCAACCAGCTCGCCCACGTCCTGGGCGCGGAGGGCGTGCGCGCCGGGGACCGGGTGGCGCTGTGTGTGGAGCGCTCGCTGGAGGGTGTGGTGTCGGTGCTGGGCATCCTCAAGGCGGGCGCCGCGTACGTGCCGCTGGACCCGGCGGCCCCCCGCGAGCGGCTGGCCTTCATGCTGGAGGACACCGGGGCCGTGCGCGTGCTCACGCAGGCGGGCGCGGATGGGAACCTGCCCCCGGAGGGCCCGGCGCGGCTGGTGCTGGACCTGGAGGGCGCACGCCTCGCCGCCGCGCCCGCCACCCCGCCGCGCGTGGACGTCACGGGCGCCGACCTGGCGTACGTCATGTACACCTCCGGCTCCACCGGCCGGCCCAAGGGCGTCTGCGTCCCGCACCGCGCCGTCATCCGGCTGGTGGTGGGCAGCCGCTTCGCGCGGCTCGGGCCGGACGAGGTCTTCCTGCAGCTCGCGCCGCTGGCCTTCGATGCCTCCACCTTCGAGCTGTGGGGCTGCCTGCTCCATGGCGCGCGGCTGGTGGTGCCGCCGCCCGGGACGCTCTCGCTGGAGGAACTGGGCCGCGCCCTGGACCAGCACCGCGTCACCACCCTGTGGCTGACCGCCGCGCTGTTCGAGCAGATGGTGGCCGGCCAGCCCGAGCCGCTGGGACGGGTGCGGCAGGTGCTCGCCGGCGGCGACGTGCTGCCTCCGGAGCGCGTGCGCGAGCATCTGGCTCGCGCACAGGCTCTCGAGCCTGAGCACCTGGCCCGGGGTGGGCGGCTGGTGAACGGCTATGGCCCCACCGAGGGCACCACCTTCACGTGCTGTCACGTGATGACGGACCCCGCCGAGGTGGGCCACTCGGTCTCCATCGGTCAGCCCATCGCCAACACGCGCGTGTACCTGCTGGACGCGAACCTGCGGCCGGTGCCCCTGGGCGTGCCGGGCGAGCTGTACATCGCGGGAGACGGCCTGGCCTGGGGCTACCTGGGGCGGCCGGAGCTGACGGCGGAGCGCTTCATCCCCGACCCGTTCAGCGCCGCACTCGGCGCCCGGCTGTATCGCTCCGGAGACGTGGCCCGCTGGCTGGCAAATGGCAGGCTCCAGTTCCTCGGCCGGCGCGACGCGCAGGTGAAGGTGCGCGGCTTCCGCATCGAGCCGGGCGAGGTGGAGGGCGTCCTCTCCCGCCACCCGGCGGTCCGCGAGGTGGTGGTGCTGGCCCGCGACGACATGCCCGGGGGCAGGGCGCTGGTGGCCTATGTGTCCTCGCGCTCGGAAGCTTCGCTGGAGCCGCACGCCCTGCGCGCCTTCCTCCGCGACAGCCTGCCCGAGTACATGGTGCCCTCCGCCTTCGTGGTGCTGGGCGCGCTGCCCCTCACCCCCAACGGGAAGGTGGACCGCCGGGCCCTGCCGCATCCGGACTCGGTGGGCGCCGTGGCGCGGCGCGAAGAGCACGTCGCACCGCGTACGCCCGTCGAGGCGCAGCTGGCCGTGCTGGTGGGCCAGGTGCTCCGCGTGCAGCGCGTGGGCGTCCATGACGGCTTCTTCGAGCTGGGAGGCCACTCGCTGCTCGCCACCCAGCTGCTCTCTCGCATCCACCACGAGCTGGGCGTGGAGCTGCCGCTGCGCGCCCTCTTCGAGGGGCCCACCGTGGCCGACCTCGCGCGGCGCATCGAGGGGGTGCGGCATGAGCCCTCGCGCTCGGTGCCCGCGCTGACGCGGGTGTCACGCGACGCGCCCATCCCGCTCTCGTACTCGCAGGAGCGGCTGTGGAAGCTGTTCAAGCTGAACCCCACCTCCACGGCCTACAACCAGCCGGGGGCCTACCGCTTCTCGGGGGCGCTGGACGTGGACGCGCTCCACGCCGCGCTCCAGGCGCTGGTGGACCGGCACGACTCGCTGCGCACCACCTTCACCGAGGAGGCGGGACGTCCGGTGCAGAAGGTGGCGCCGACCCTCCGGTTCGACCTGGGACGGGTGGACCTGCGGGGACGGGCGGATGGCCGGGTCGAGGTGCTCCGGCGGCTGGCCGAGGAGGCGCGCCGGCCGTTCGACCTCACCCGGGGGCCGCTCATCCGCAGCACGCTCTTCTGCCTGGAGGACGACGAGCACCTGCTGCTCTTCAGCAAGCACCACATCCTGTCGGACGGCTGGTCCGAGGGCATCCTCACCCGCGAGGTGGGGCTGCTCTACACGGCCTTCTCCACGGGCGCGACTCCGGCGCTGCCTCCGCTGAAGGTGCAGTACCCGGACTTCGCGGCCTGGCAGCGCGGCTGGCTCACCGGACGCGAGCTGGAGACGCGGCTCGGCTACTGGCGGGTGGCCCTGGCCGGCGCGCCCACGCTGCTGGACTTCCCCACGGACAAGCCCCGGCCCGCGACGCGCACCTTCAACGGCACGTCCCACCGGGTGGTGCTCGGCCGGGCCCGCAGCGAGGCGCTCAACGCCCTCTGCCAGCAGGAGCGGGTGACGCCCTTCATGGCGCTGCTGGCGCTGTTCGGCACGGTGCTCTGCCACCGCGCGGGCCAGGAGGAGGTCGTCATCGGCTCGCCCATCGCCAACCGCACCCTCCCAGAGCTGGAGTCGCTCATCGGCCTGTTCGTGAATGGCGTGGCGCTGCGGGTGGACCTGCGCGGAGGCCCCACCTTCCGTCAGCTCCTCTCGCGTGTGCGTGACGTGACGCTGGGCGCGTATGCCCACCAGGAGGTGCCCTTCGAGCAGGTGGTGGATGCCATCGGCGTCCAGCGCCTGCCCAACCGGACGCCGCTCTTCCAGGCCATGTTCGCCCTGCAGAACGCGCCCATGGACCCGGTGGAGCTCCCCGGTCTGAAGCCGCTGCCCATGGAGGCCACGGACCGCGGCGCCTCCGTCTACGAGCTTGCACTCTCGCTGTTCGAGCGGGAGGACGGGTTCAGCGGCGAGCTCGAGTTCAACACCGACCTGTTCGAGTCCGTCACCATGGAGCGCCTGCGCGATGAGTTGGTCGCGCTCCTGGACCGGGTCCTCGCGAATCCCGATGTGGCCGCAGGGCTGGAGGAGGCTTCCCGTGGTTTCCAGCAACAGCAGTGA
- a CDS encoding 8-amino-7-oxononanoate synthase family protein has translation MEEKNRYRNTESMIVHGNPSFQAAKEAGLLDLSVRNTGRGTLELPDGREFINMCSCSYLGLDSHPDILEGAIQALRSEGTMDMAISRLRVRVAILDRLEEELSQRWRTKVIVTNSASAASAGLLPLIASGHLLPEGRKPVLVFDKSAHFSMNLIKPICADETEVLTCPHNDLDFLEDVCRKHARVAYVADGFYSMGGAAVVKDLLALQDRYGLFLYFDDSHSFSVYGESGEGFVRTLIPGDVSPRTIIIGSLGKGFGTAGGAVMLGAGHHTDLVGRFAGPLGWSQSLCIPAIGASLASARLHGTPELTKRQQALRANVRFFDERVPTRTRGEDFPIKIIDVGPESAAVERSRRLLERGFYSSAVFFPIVPKGRAGLRIMLRSNLSSSDLQRLCDAVREVSVPQV, from the coding sequence ATGGAAGAGAAGAACCGCTACCGCAACACGGAGTCGATGATCGTCCACGGCAACCCGTCCTTCCAGGCGGCCAAGGAGGCGGGCCTGCTGGACCTGTCGGTGCGCAACACCGGGCGCGGCACGCTGGAGCTGCCGGACGGACGCGAGTTCATCAACATGTGCTCGTGCTCGTACCTGGGCCTGGACTCGCACCCGGACATCCTCGAGGGCGCCATCCAGGCCCTCCGGAGCGAGGGGACGATGGACATGGCCATCTCCCGGCTCCGCGTGCGCGTGGCCATCCTGGACCGGCTGGAGGAGGAGCTGTCCCAGCGCTGGCGCACGAAGGTCATCGTCACCAACTCCGCCAGCGCCGCCAGCGCGGGTCTGCTGCCGCTCATCGCCTCCGGCCACCTGCTGCCCGAGGGCCGCAAGCCGGTCCTGGTGTTCGACAAGTCGGCGCACTTCTCGATGAACCTCATCAAGCCCATCTGCGCGGACGAGACGGAGGTCCTCACGTGTCCGCACAATGACCTGGACTTCCTGGAGGACGTCTGCCGCAAGCACGCCCGCGTGGCGTACGTCGCGGACGGCTTCTACTCCATGGGGGGCGCGGCGGTGGTGAAGGACCTGCTCGCGCTGCAGGACCGCTACGGCCTCTTCCTCTACTTCGATGACTCGCACTCCTTCTCCGTCTACGGCGAGTCGGGCGAGGGCTTCGTGCGCACGCTCATCCCGGGCGACGTGAGCCCGCGCACCATCATCATCGGCTCGCTGGGCAAGGGCTTCGGCACCGCGGGCGGCGCCGTCATGCTGGGTGCCGGGCACCACACGGACCTGGTGGGACGCTTCGCGGGGCCGCTGGGCTGGTCCCAGAGCCTGTGCATTCCGGCCATCGGCGCCAGCCTGGCCTCCGCGCGCCTGCACGGGACGCCGGAGCTGACGAAGCGGCAGCAGGCCCTGCGCGCCAACGTCCGCTTCTTCGACGAGCGCGTCCCCACGCGCACCCGGGGCGAGGACTTCCCCATCAAGATCATCGACGTGGGCCCCGAGTCCGCCGCGGTGGAGCGCTCGCGCCGGCTGCTGGAGCGGGGCTTCTACTCGTCCGCGGTGTTCTTCCCCATCGTCCCGAAAGGCCGGGCGGGCCTGCGCATCATGCTGCGCTCGAACCTGTCTTCGTCCGACCTGCAGCGGCTGTGTGACGCCGTGCGGGAAGTGTCCGTGCCCCAGGTTTGA
- a CDS encoding aldolase/citrate lyase family protein has translation MSLPIPCRTFLVTPALDPSRFDKAASVGADVGLLDLEDGVPAALKSEARQLAIEHLHRFRRLHGPMALRINSLRTEHGLRDVLALLEAGVQPDAILLPKVESAMELQQLDELLGTRIPDAVLLAIIETPRGVSAVDSIASATPRLHGLIFGAADLSSQMGVPLTWEPMLYARSRIAMAAHLAGLSAIDSPFFDLEDLAGLEEETRRARTVGFTGKIVIHPDQVDTIHEALRPSALMVDHARRVLAQADDGKGGIHVVGGNMIGPPLVAAARRVLASVQLEAAPVPLRTRTGSGDT, from the coding sequence ATGTCGTTGCCCATTCCCTGCAGGACCTTCCTGGTGACGCCCGCGCTGGACCCGTCGCGCTTCGACAAGGCGGCGTCGGTCGGTGCCGATGTCGGGCTGCTCGACCTGGAGGACGGCGTGCCCGCGGCCCTCAAGTCCGAGGCACGCCAGCTCGCGATTGAACACCTCCACCGGTTCCGTCGCCTGCACGGCCCCATGGCCTTGCGCATCAACAGCCTGCGCACCGAGCACGGCCTGCGGGACGTCCTGGCCCTGCTGGAGGCCGGAGTCCAACCCGACGCCATCCTCCTGCCCAAGGTGGAGTCCGCCATGGAGCTGCAGCAGCTGGACGAGCTGCTCGGCACGCGCATCCCGGACGCGGTGCTGCTGGCCATCATCGAGACGCCACGCGGCGTGTCGGCGGTGGACAGCATCGCCAGCGCGACGCCGCGGCTCCACGGCCTCATCTTCGGCGCCGCGGACCTGTCGTCACAGATGGGGGTGCCGCTCACCTGGGAGCCCATGCTGTACGCGCGCTCGCGCATCGCCATGGCGGCGCACCTCGCCGGGCTGTCCGCCATCGACTCGCCCTTCTTCGACCTGGAGGACCTCGCGGGCCTCGAGGAGGAGACGCGCCGCGCGCGCACGGTGGGCTTCACCGGGAAGATCGTCATCCACCCGGACCAGGTGGACACCATCCACGAGGCGCTGCGCCCCAGCGCCCTCATGGTGGACCACGCGCGCCGCGTGCTGGCCCAGGCGGATGACGGCAAGGGCGGCATCCACGTCGTGGGCGGCAACATGATTGGCCCGCCGCTGGTCGCCGCGGCGCGGCGCGTGCTGGCCAGCGTGCAGCTCGAAGCAGCGCCCGTCCCCCTGCGGACGCGGACCGGGAGTGGAGACACATGA
- a CDS encoding MaoC/PaaZ C-terminal domain-containing protein: MKKMVTAHKKVGKQRYRETHGLYFEDFEVGDVFEHRPGRTLTDVDNIWQSLLSLNTHPLHIDAVYAGKTEWKQPLMSSLVTLAIVGGMSLNSTSAKGVANLGWDKIRLTAPVFVGDTIYAESRVLAKRMSKSRKTQGVVSVETKGVKADGTVFMTFERTFLVPLRKHSVDADANY; encoded by the coding sequence ATGAAGAAGATGGTTACCGCCCACAAGAAGGTGGGCAAGCAGCGCTACCGCGAGACGCACGGCCTGTACTTCGAGGACTTCGAGGTGGGCGACGTGTTCGAGCACCGGCCCGGACGCACCCTCACGGACGTGGACAACATCTGGCAGTCGCTGCTGAGCCTCAACACGCACCCGCTCCACATCGACGCCGTCTACGCGGGCAAGACGGAGTGGAAGCAGCCGCTGATGTCCAGCCTGGTGACGCTGGCCATCGTGGGGGGCATGAGCCTCAACAGCACCAGCGCCAAGGGAGTGGCCAACCTGGGCTGGGACAAGATCCGCCTCACCGCCCCGGTCTTCGTGGGTGACACCATCTACGCGGAGAGCCGCGTGCTCGCCAAGCGCATGTCGAAGTCGCGCAAGACGCAGGGCGTGGTCTCCGTGGAGACGAAGGGCGTGAAGGCGGACGGCACCGTCTTCATGACCTTCGAGCGCACCTTCCTCGTGCCGCTGCGCAAGCACAGCGTGGACGCCGATGCGAACTACTGA
- a CDS encoding NAD(P)H-quinone oxidoreductase, whose amino-acid sequence MRTTDAPMRAVVQESFGGPEVLRIRELPRPVPGPRQVRVRVRASALNRGDTVLRSGGFPLPPGVVFPSLGVEVAGEVEACGEEVRGVEPGQRVFGLVDGGGYAEACLIEEGMAIPMPDGWSFVEAAATPEAYFTAHESLLELGGLRAGQSVLIHAGGSGIGTACIQIARAVGARAFFTVSTQEKLRGCLALGAEAGVLRTERDFATELRALTDGAGVDVVEDFVGGAALARNLSILKFGGCQLLVGLMDGQSADLDMRQVVLRRLQLKGMAIRPLPLAEKVALTRRFRERWLPELVAGRVRAVVDSTFPMERVADAHRRMESNASFGKIVLEV is encoded by the coding sequence ATGCGAACTACTGACGCGCCGATGCGAGCCGTGGTGCAGGAGTCCTTCGGCGGCCCCGAGGTGCTGCGCATCCGGGAGCTGCCGCGTCCGGTGCCGGGGCCCCGGCAGGTGCGCGTGCGGGTGCGCGCCTCCGCCCTCAACCGGGGTGACACGGTGCTGCGCAGCGGGGGCTTCCCCCTGCCACCCGGCGTCGTCTTCCCGAGCCTGGGCGTGGAGGTGGCGGGAGAGGTGGAGGCCTGTGGCGAGGAGGTGCGGGGCGTGGAGCCGGGCCAGCGCGTCTTCGGGCTGGTGGACGGCGGGGGCTACGCGGAGGCGTGCCTCATCGAGGAGGGGATGGCCATTCCCATGCCGGACGGCTGGTCCTTCGTGGAGGCCGCGGCCACGCCAGAGGCCTACTTCACGGCGCACGAGTCCCTGCTGGAGCTGGGCGGCCTGCGGGCGGGCCAGTCGGTGCTCATCCACGCGGGAGGCAGCGGCATCGGCACCGCGTGCATCCAGATTGCGCGCGCGGTGGGGGCGCGGGCGTTCTTCACCGTGAGCACCCAGGAGAAGCTGCGCGGGTGCCTGGCGCTGGGCGCGGAGGCCGGCGTGCTGCGCACGGAGCGGGACTTCGCCACGGAGCTGCGGGCCCTGACGGACGGGGCCGGGGTGGACGTGGTGGAGGACTTCGTCGGTGGCGCGGCGCTGGCGCGCAACCTGTCCATCCTGAAGTTCGGCGGGTGCCAGCTGCTGGTGGGGCTGATGGACGGGCAGAGCGCGGACCTGGACATGCGGCAGGTGGTGCTGCGGCGGCTTCAGCTCAAGGGCATGGCCATCCGGCCGCTGCCGCTGGCGGAGAAGGTGGCCCTCACGCGGCGCTTCCGCGAGCGGTGGCTGCCGGAGCTGGTGGCCGGACGCGTGCGCGCCGTCGTCGACTCCACCTTCCCGATGGAGCGCGTCGCGGACGCGCACCGGCGGATGGAGTCCAACGCCAGCTTCGGGAAGATCGTCCTGGAGGTGTAG
- a CDS encoding ornithine cyclodeaminase family protein, translating to MKTDATRTLLVTQSDLRAIVDAMGLDALMDELIHALAEALRTYDASTTEVRKREGFLLDHPVQPGVLEWMPVMHRGHTVTVKMVGYSPLNPDQQALPTIIATNSLYDVRTGHLLALMDGVFATALRTGAASAVATRCLASPRSTVLGLVGAGAQAVTQLHAISRLFPLKQVLAYDTNPAALQSFASRAAFLGLDVRPATLAEVEAHSDIICTATTVGVGAGPVISGHELKPHVHINAVGSDLPGKTELPRALLERSLVCPDYLEQARVEGECQQLAPELIGPDLVTLMKHPDRYEAWRHKSTVFDSTGYALEDQVVTALLLKHAEHLGLGTPVALETIGGDALDPYALLRGPPQAPAQRLEVRRAVSA from the coding sequence GTGAAGACCGACGCGACGCGGACGCTGCTGGTCACGCAGTCCGACCTGCGCGCCATCGTAGACGCCATGGGTCTGGATGCACTCATGGACGAGCTCATCCACGCACTGGCCGAGGCCCTGCGCACCTACGACGCGAGCACCACCGAGGTGCGCAAGCGCGAGGGCTTCCTGCTGGACCACCCCGTCCAGCCCGGCGTGCTCGAGTGGATGCCCGTCATGCACCGCGGCCACACCGTGACGGTGAAGATGGTGGGCTACAGCCCCCTCAACCCCGACCAGCAGGCGCTCCCCACCATCATCGCCACCAACAGCCTGTATGACGTGCGGACGGGCCACCTGCTGGCCCTGATGGACGGCGTCTTCGCCACGGCGCTGCGCACGGGCGCGGCCTCCGCGGTGGCCACCCGCTGCCTCGCCTCGCCCCGGAGCACCGTGCTGGGCCTGGTGGGCGCCGGAGCCCAGGCCGTCACGCAGCTGCACGCCATCAGCCGCCTCTTCCCGCTGAAGCAGGTGCTGGCCTACGACACCAACCCGGCGGCCCTGCAGTCCTTCGCGAGCCGCGCGGCCTTCCTGGGCCTGGACGTGCGCCCCGCGACGCTGGCCGAGGTGGAAGCCCACTCCGACATCATCTGCACGGCCACCACCGTCGGCGTGGGCGCCGGCCCCGTCATCTCCGGCCATGAGCTGAAGCCCCACGTCCACATCAACGCGGTGGGCTCGGACCTGCCGGGCAAGACGGAGCTGCCCCGCGCCCTCCTGGAGCGCAGCCTCGTGTGCCCCGACTACCTGGAGCAGGCGCGCGTCGAGGGCGAGTGCCAGCAGCTCGCCCCCGAGCTCATCGGTCCGGACCTCGTCACGCTGATGAAGCACCCGGACCGCTACGAGGCCTGGCGCCACAAGAGCACGGTGTTCGACTCCACCGGCTACGCGCTCGAGGACCAGGTCGTCACCGCGCTGCTGCTGAAGCACGCGGAGCACCTGGGCCTGGGCACGCCCGTGGCCCTGGAGACCATCGGCGGCGACGCGCTGGACCCGTACGCGCTCCTGCGCGGCCCCCCTCAGGCGCCGGCGCAGCGGCTCGAAGTCCGCCGCGCCGTCAGCGCCTGA
- a CDS encoding putative zinc-binding metallopeptidase, whose protein sequence is MREKHPAQQGDGRGRLPPHRERLLQARIKDLALRLAGTQLERQIAQLHAELEARGISFKPQCYLSDEWGCPSGVPVIGVPFYLADADLHSIEEELGGGAETEAEILMYLRHEAGHAFNYAYRLYDTDEWRKVFGDYSRPYRDDYKARPFSRRYVHHISGWYAQKHPDEDFAETFAVWLTPGGDWRKRYQGWGALKKLQYVEDIVARLGREPPPVQLSTPDLTTEEMEGTVLDHYRQRELDEKVDLELRDAFDQSLEDIFYGPGEASARAETLVRAERQRLLSTVADYTGVSRSVVRALLDHLAERAATLGLTLHPDDSREAAVRIASLVTALAMNHLYTDRFYEE, encoded by the coding sequence ATGCGCGAGAAGCATCCCGCCCAGCAGGGAGATGGGCGAGGACGGCTGCCTCCGCACCGCGAGCGGCTCCTGCAGGCACGCATCAAGGACCTGGCGCTCCGCCTCGCGGGCACGCAGCTGGAGCGGCAGATTGCCCAGCTGCACGCGGAGCTGGAGGCGCGCGGCATCTCCTTCAAGCCGCAGTGCTACCTGTCCGACGAGTGGGGCTGCCCCTCCGGCGTCCCCGTCATCGGCGTCCCGTTCTACCTGGCGGACGCCGACCTGCACTCCATCGAGGAGGAGCTCGGAGGCGGCGCGGAGACGGAGGCGGAGATTCTCATGTACCTCCGCCACGAGGCCGGCCACGCCTTCAACTACGCGTACCGCCTCTACGACACGGACGAGTGGCGGAAGGTCTTCGGCGACTACTCGCGCCCCTACCGTGACGACTACAAGGCGCGGCCCTTCTCGCGGCGCTACGTCCACCACATCTCAGGCTGGTACGCGCAGAAACACCCGGACGAGGACTTCGCGGAGACGTTCGCCGTGTGGCTCACCCCCGGCGGCGACTGGCGCAAGCGCTACCAGGGCTGGGGCGCACTGAAGAAGCTTCAATACGTGGAGGACATCGTCGCGCGGCTGGGCCGCGAGCCGCCGCCCGTCCAGCTCTCCACGCCGGACCTGACCACCGAGGAGATGGAGGGCACCGTCCTGGACCACTACCGCCAGCGCGAGCTGGACGAGAAGGTGGACCTGGAGCTGCGGGATGCCTTCGACCAGTCGCTGGAGGACATCTTCTATGGCCCGGGAGAAGCCTCCGCGCGCGCGGAGACGCTCGTCCGCGCCGAGCGCCAGCGCCTGCTCTCGACGGTGGCCGACTACACCGGCGTGAGCCGCAGCGTGGTGCGGGCGCTGCTGGACCACCTCGCCGAGCGCGCCGCAACGCTGGGCCTCACGCTCCATCCGGACGACAGCCGCGAGGCCGCCGTCCGCATCGCCTCGCTGGTGACGGCGCTGGCGATGAACCACCTCTACACAGACCGCTTCTACGAGGAATGA